The Branchiostoma floridae strain S238N-H82 chromosome 6, Bfl_VNyyK, whole genome shotgun sequence genomic interval GTATGCCCTTGGGTAGGTTTGAGTAagttctgtgtgtctatgttacATCTGGTGTTActataagctttttttttttgtggggatttaattttgatAGAAGAGAAAGGAgggttttgtttgtcttttaacTTCACAGTTGAAACAttactgtagtacagtagtactgTAGTAGTTGGATATACCAGTATGCTTAGTTTCATACTTTATGATTGATGTTTTATGATGATTGTTTGCCTACTGTTCTGTGACGTGTGTATATAGGTGGATGTAGAGATGGAGGTAGAGGAGTACAACAGTCAGATGGTGTGTAACGGGGTGTCGAGCAGAGTGAACGACGGAGCCTCCACATCTTACATGAACGGCTGCTCACACAACAGCCAGCACAGGGAGGACCTCATGGAGACAGATGACTTCGgtaacttcttcttcttctttacctccatgaaatggagTTTTTGTCAGTTGCTGGTATCTTGTTGGTGTCGTTCCCATGTCTGATTAAGAGTAACAGGAAGTTTGGGATTAAAGGTGGCAGAGTCTGTTGACTAgagggcaattttttttcacttcgtGGCAGGAAGCACTGTTGGCTGAAGTTGTATTGTTGTATAAGATGTATTATCTATATTAGTTAGCATTGTGCTGAGCCTCATAAGGCAGAGGTTTCCAAGCACAGTATGTAAGTTTGTCACTTGAAACCAGGAAGGACAGTTTTTAAGGTGTGGTTagttctttaatgtgcttaaggtgtggctctcaaaaattttttgacctcAAGTTGAAATCAGATGCATAGGTGGAAGCTAGGTATTACTCATCTGAAGGGAAAGgggtctttcccaagggcacaatgtaGTGCCGTGTCAGgtgattcaaacccaggacctctgggttctggccTTCACACTCCACCATTTTGCCACCTTATTGTGTGTTTTCTCCCTAGACACAGATAAGGAGGTACAGAGCCAGAGGAGACAGTTATGTGGTGGCAGCCAGGCAGCCATCGAGAAGATGCTGCAGTTTGGGAGGGAGTTGCAGGGCATGAGTGTGCAACTCAGGAGGCAGTACGGCAAGAATGAGGCCAACAAGAAGGTTCTACAGGTAAAACTACATCTTACAGGCAAACATGTCTTTTATAAGTGTCACAGTTTGGGAGGGAGTTACAGGGCATGAGTGTACAACTCAGGAGGCAGTACGACAAGAACGAGGCCAACAAGAAGGTTCTACAGGTAAAACTACACCTTacagacacacctgtctatTATAAGTGTCACAGCTTGGGAGGGAGTTACAGGGCATGAGTGTACAACTCAGGAGGCAGTACGGCAAGAATAAGGCCAACAAGAAGGTTCTACAGGTAAAAACTACACCTTacagacacacctgtctatTATAATATAAGTGTCATAGTTTGGGAGGGAGTTACAGGGCATGAGTGTGCAACTCAGGAGGCAGTACGGCAAGAACGAGGCCAACAAGAAGGTTCTACAGGTAAAACTACCCCTTacagacacacctgtctatTATAAGTGTCACAGCTTGGGAGGGAGTTACAGGGCATGAGTGTACAACTCAGGAGGCAGTACGGCAAGAACGAGGCCAACAAGAAGGTTCTACAGGTAAAACTACACCTTacagacacacctgtctatCATAAGTGTCACAGTTTGGAAGGGAGTTACAGGGCATGAGTGTGCAACTCAGGAGGCATTACGGCAAGAACGAGGCCAACAAGAAGGTTCTACAGGTAAAACTACACCTTacagacacacctgtctatTATAATATAAGTGTCACAGTTTGGGAGGGAGTTACAGGGCATGAGTGTGCAACTCCGGAGGCAGTACGGCAAGAACGAGGCCAACAAGAAGGTTCTACAGGTAAAACTACACCTTacagacacacctgtctatTATAATATAAGTGTCACAGTTTGGGAGGGAGTTACAGGGCATGAGTGTGCAACTCAGGAGGCAGTACGGCAAGAACGAGGCCAACAAGAAGGTTCTACAGGTAAAACTACGCTATAAGCAGGGTTATCTCcagatttattttttcattttcattccagTCATTGCTTATGAGCCCACATTGCTagttttcattgtcattttaagcttagaAAACTACCTTTTCAACAGTTAAATGTCATggagtttagttttttttcaaagaaatttctCTGTCAATCTCTAATAAATTAATTGAAGCATCTGTGCCCACAGGATGCCTTCAGTCTCCTGGCCTATGCAGACCCCTGGAACAGTCCCGTAGGTTACCAGCTGGACACAGTACAGAGGGAGCCTATCTGTGCTGCACTCAATAGTGCTATTCTAGGTCAGTACAACACTTCTGTATTGCCAGAGTTATAttgtaaactttaaggtaaaaacaaagaaaaggtagacccatagcctttttgagtgGACTGTTATCCACTGTCAATGGCACAGTATTGGAAAGCAGAACCCATCCCTGACCTTCCACTGTCTTTAACTTCCCCAACTGAAGCCTGTATCCATCTTCACATGGAGGAAAGCCATGTAAAGTGACTCTCCCAAGGACACGATTTCTGGCGCGGAAGTCCAGGAGTCAAACCCATGATCTCTTGTCCATCAGCGTATACATTTGGCCATTCGATACCACAATACACTGTTAATTGATTTAATTGCAGGGACATTTTGCAGTAGGAGGGTAgaggtgtgtgtttgtaacagtTTTACAGTTAAGTAATGCTAGACAGAAAATATGTTGACAGTGTGCTAAACACATGAAATCACTgcttatattttttttcaattttaatgTCCTTGTCAGCCTTTGTATTAGCCACAGgttagttgggcagccctggctgtgcatcCTGAACagcctactgtaaatgcagaaatgttcgcggtggctttatgttcgcgttttttgcggtggccgcttcagtgaacttaaaatcaccgccaacatttttccattacagtatgtgactgaagtctatggcgctaccgcgaactgtCCATTttccgcgaaagtaaatccctgcgaacctaaatgcatttacagtaactaatgaacaaataaatagacACTGATATCTTTTCTGTCCTCCTGCAGAATCTCACGGCTTGCCCAGGCAGCCGCCGCTGGAGAAGGCGGTGGGCCACGCCACGGAATGCCTGAAGCTGATGTCAAAGGTCGGGATCGGCTCCTGCGCGTTCGCCAACATCGAGGACTACTTACGGTGACCAGGCTGCCCCGCAAGCTCTCCCCCCTGTTCTACCCCAGTTGGTTTAGCCCACTAGTAGCCTGTGTTGCACAATCTCTTGCTATCAGGGACTGATCGggcctaaggccacagcaatttaGTTTgctggttcacggattttttaagtgaaaataaagcaagcAGACATAATAAATGCAACGGACAGGGtggaaaacttgaatctgaccATGTCCACTCCATAAACCAAGGCATACACCAGGTCTTTGGGCTTTGTTTTCAggttgtttttccagttaagcatttttatttttattttttaagaATCCGCGAACCAACCAAttaaattagtgtggcctaatCCACAAGAGCTTGTGGCTGTACACCTCTTAGTCAGAAGACAAGTTCAGAAAAGAAGGTTTTGAAGTTGTTtcaacagggctgtctccagctcaATTTTTTCTTCCATCCCACTCAATATTTcagagcccatgttgttgattttcctgtcattttaagctcatgaaaatacattttcaacagtttcattgtcatttttgGGACGCATGCGGTAAAGTTCTGTCCcaagaagcaaatttctgtcttgagatggaaggacaggtcctggagtcAGCCCTGGCCAGGAGACTAGTTCAGAAAAGAAGGTTCTGAAGTACAATGTTGACGAGCCCTGCCCGTCATTTGTGTAAACCAACAAGATTAAGATCTTCCCAATTCTCCTGACTAAGACTAAGAGGTATTGGCCATCAAGCTCCTACTGTAGGGGCCTgatcatgaccagtggaagggcTGCTAGAAGCGTGATTTCGTCAGGCTAGTTAAtcccctgtgtttgtgtgtgtgtttataacACACCCTTTCTAATTTCCGTCAGGCAAAGTGTTGTACAGAAATGCCCATCCCTGCTTAACCAAGTTCTTTGTTCATCAACCAGAGAGTTAATTCCTAGCCAACGTTtaggtgaccgtctgtcaccttcctcagggccaTACTGACCAGttctacttcacactgcagctgcTGCAAGTGTCGCTGCTTCAGTGAGCAAAATGCAGTCTTAAACAATATTGGTTTTATCGTATATCCCTCTCACCACTGTTTTTGACTCAAGCAGACTTTCTGATACATGCAGTGAGAAGTAAACCACTTAGTATTACCCTGAGGATGGTGACAGACGGTCCCCAAAACGTTGGCTAGGTAGTAActttttggttgtgtacaaagtgTGTTATTCAGTGAGTTATCAGCCTGATGAAGAATTCACGGATGCCCCTTCCTTTTGCCCTGAACCCCATTTGAATTGTACTATAGGGCTCtgatatatactgtatattctCCCACTACTAGACTGCTACGGCTCTCACTGTCACTCTTAGGAATGTGCGTTCTCTTCGAGTCACCATCTTAAGAGACTTAAAAGTACTCCtaccttaatctccaagcagatcctacaatggcataagatagtactaaactggctaaggagtgtagtcagccaaaaggtgtccatttgccttgtagcgaaacacactcctaagccggcttcacttctttgccagcttttgatactatcttatgcttctgtaagatctgcttggagattactcctACCTAAAGCTCGAACCCTGTACAGAGAAGTTTGTACATGAAGCTATGGATTGCTATTTTGCCCAGCTGTAGCAGATGTCCAGAATTTATTATTGGAATACTATAATTATCGAAAAAGCATGTAAAAGGGAAGTGACAGATGATGCAAACATTTAGACGACTTTGTATAATGAATGAAACATCAATATATCAATATGTGTTAAAGTAGTAGAAGCATTGCACATTTCATCTTGTATATTGAGGGGGGGTAAATGGTAGGATGCTCACATTGCGTAGACTACCTTATGGGTAAGATGTTATGTGTAATCCCGAAACCAATTgcaaaaaattttgttttctagAAAGAATTCAAGAAAGTAGGTAGtatattgttgtttgtttgattgtttataTGTGTGTTTTAAAAGGACGTATGAAGTGGTTCCTATTTACACGTGCTCCGACTAACAAGAGTCATGATTTTGTTTGGAGAAATGAACTGTAGTTTGTGCAGAGCCTCGGAGCTCCTGACGTTGTGTTGTTGAGAGGCTAGAATAGGAGACCACACACTATTGTACCTACATAAAATAAAGTTAAAGTAAAGGTTATGGTGTCAACTTTTTCTCTTGTGGTCTTTTCTGTCCCTTGTTGTCATCTTACTGTATtattagggctgtgtacctgtaaaattgttaagCTACAGGTCCAGACATGAATATCAAGTGTTGGCCTCCACCGGGCCTTTCTGCGTTGGTACGGAgatcgtagaatttggcaaaaaaaatttgggacagtggccaggggagtcagtccacgttAAGGTCAGCATTCCCCCTTGCGGTCGGCCAAACCCTCTGGCagcaaaactctcctggcaaattattcttcctCTATTATAATAGCCATTGTAGTCAGTCTAATTACAGGCAGACCATCGAGAGGGACCTCCAAGAAGCTAACATTAACTGGAAGGATGTAAGGAGGATAGCTGCCGACAGAGCTTGCTGGGCCAACCTGACTGCCTCGTGTTGGACAacacgggagcccctaagtctaagtcttAGTGGTCAGTCTAGAAGAGACTAGATACTACACTTTTCAATGTGTGGTTGGTGCTCAAGGTTTAGCTCTCCTCAGACCCTCAGCTTTTACATCCTATCCAATAGGCCATTCCTACAGCCAGCTAAGGTGCACATTTTCACGATTCAAGTAAAGAATAAAAGGTGTAAAGCGCCTTTCCCTAGGGATCTGCTGGGAAtgcaaacccagaacctttaggtTCTAAATCATCATCTCTAACCACAAGACTACTTTGCCATCTCACCAATGGTTGAAGTTTCTTGAGCTGCAGCcagtttgtttcaaaacaagACACCCTAGCCCTCCATGGTAACGCCTGATACAAACGTAAATCATCGTTGACACTCCTGCAAATCTGTTCCCCAGCAACCGAGTCTGTTGATGTTGTGATACAGAGGGCATCAAATTTATAGCACGGtcattcaaacatttcattcCTCAGATAAGTGTTGATGCAGGGTTCTTGGCTCAGCACTTGGCAATTTTACAGCCTAGTAGCAGACACTGGTCACACCACTGTGTTTATGGGTGTTTTTACATAgttcaggccacaccaattttatttgttgcttctcagatttgcaataatacaggttttgctatcacaaacctgcaaatattgccattcagagccacatacacataatttcagtctaaaaacgatggcttttattcagaacattagtaacaaatcaaaggaagggattcattgcaTAAAACGTACCATTAACTACCCAGGCcattgttttttgtgttatttaagccgtatatcttcacctcagaccttttgaaaaaaaaaagatttcaacttgtcgatttttttctgaaaaaaaaaatccgacATGCAATAGATGAATTTGGTGTGGCCAaggattggtgtggccttaccatgTTACAACTCCACTTTAAATTCCTTTTTTTACGGCATTGTGAACCACTTGACACTGTTCAACAGTAATTATGCAATCCCCATGTAACTTACCACCCATTTGTCAATCAGATATGTCATATGCAGGGTCAAGTTTGTGTATGATCTACACTCCTGAAGTGAAAGACCTCCTTACTATACTATAATCAAGGACGTTCTTGTTATAATGGTCCCTTTGGTGACCGCAAAGGTGTAAAATCCTCCACTAGACCTCTGAAAAAGGTGTTGGTGGGCCAACAGAATATAAGTTAGTTTTTTCCACACCAAATGGTGTATAGgacagtgcccatctctgttctCTTAGCCTTTAGGCCACACACCTGTGCATGCACAGATATGACATTAGGGACAAAACTGGGATTACAAGAACATTCTTTTTGTAGATTCTTAAACTTAAGATTACAACAGTGGCTCTGGAGATTTTCTTTTAACCTGCAGACTTAAACATAGTGGTTGACTGAGTGTCTGATTCTCTTAATTCCTCTATCTTTCTTGGGACTCTACTGTGTTCAAATACTTTTAGTACACTCCCATTTGGCCCATTTTgcttgtcaacaaaacacaacatttgaaGATAGTATTACATGATTTTGCATTCTTTAATGGTTAGTCATTTCCCACTATTCTTAGTCAACTTCCTGACTAATTAATACTTGCTCTTGACCAAATATGGGCATGATCAATAGAGACAGGTGACTTCTAGTGACCTTTCTAGTAAATGCATTACATTTTGTCCAGGTGCCATTGGCACTTTGGCTatgttgattttcttgtttgttacTATGGTTACCACTGTGAGGTCAAAACCTTTGGTTTGCTTTTGCCAAGACATTGTACCAATCATGAAAGCTGTGGTAATCTTTGTTGTGATAAAGTTTGCTTTTCATTCACAGTAGATATAGACTGTAGAATAAACTATTATTACTGCTTTGTCATTGTTGCCAcgcattgtaccatgtacaactGTCGTGCATGCAATTAAGTTCACAGTTAATATGCTCATTTCCAGCAACAATTCATCCATATAGGTCCATAGTGTATTTTCAGCGCatcagaaaacatacatgtCTGATAAACCTGTGTaaacttttgttttaaattctGGTTCACCATCTATGACCCTGGTGCTGGAATgcttgccaagaaggttatctttGTGGTGCCGTCTGTATGtttcacatgtatgtatgatatgtatGCGTCTAGCATCACTTGAGAACTGTGGAAGAATCTTCATATTTGGTACTAGGGTTTGTGTTGGCAAATAAAAAAGTTCGATATTGGAGCTCCTATTATGAAATGCAGGCAAATAAGACAGTCTGACTGTGTTGGACAAGCTAAGAGAGACTGTCCAAATAAAAATAATCAAACATGCACAGAAATTTTAAACAGgcaaaatgtaatttttattgcaatatgtaacagtttgaaatatgtaaaagctacatgtaaccCATCGTTAGGTTGTTCTATACATGGTTGATCATGGTACGCTACAATGTCATCAACCTagtcatcaccatggttacataCAGGGGTACTAATACAGCTTCCAGTATTTACAACGATGGAAGAAAAATTGACATGGCTCGTTCATTTCCTTCTGTCCCATTTGGTCCGATGTACAAGACAGAGTCTCTTGGCCACTTAACACTTATAAGTGAGGTGTTCTAAATAAATCTGTTATTACATAGTGGGGAACGTGCCCTAAACTCTGACAAAGTTAAACGTACAATAGTCTTCTTCATCCCAACATACTTAACCCTGATCATTAATGAAAGGTCCCCAACTAAACAGGGACAACATATAATATGCTTACTTCTTCTTTTTACATTCAGAAACAACACTTATGGGATGGAGGAGGAATTCACAAAAATTGGTCGTTGCCATTCCCAGAACCGTTTCTACCGATACTACATCTACTGTCTGTAGGAAGAGACGACACTAAACATATTTCTCTGGTCGGTTACGCCTAATATCGCACTACATTGCAGGACTAAGTCGAACGGAGAACTAGATACGGTGCAACTGACGTTTTTTGGTAGTAAAGTCCTTCCTGACAAAATGAGTCAAGTTTGGTACATACCAGGAAGATATGGAAACATAACTTATGTAGTTTGGTTCTTTTTTTACAGCAAAAGAGGATTTGGTGACTGCACTGGTTTGATGGAGGTTCTTCAAAcctggaaaacaagaaaaattgctGGATAAGTATGACATTATCGTAATCAGGATTAAAATAACTGGCATAAAGGCGTAAAAAAGGagttcttgaattttttttctttagaattCATTCCAATCTTACCTTTGCTTTGTTCTGCACTGGTAAGTAGAGTTTGAATTCTGCTGGCAGCTCGTCTTCTGAGTACAACCTGTCGGAGAAATAGACCCGGCGGATGCGGCAGTTGGCGTGGATCTGGACACGCAGAGTCTCGATGTAGTTGGTCCCGTAGGCCCTCCTCGTGAAGTCTGACAAGTTGAACTGTGGGAAAGAGTCAAAGGGTATGGTTaacatcattgtgatcattcaaaaaaaggagaaatgGTTATCCAAGCTCtccaacataaaaaaatcatatcattgaATAatagaattctttgtacacaaccaagtgcTTTATTCCACTGACATTTCAGTGAGCATAAGACAAAATCATATCATGTTTAACTGACAtatctgatacatgtacaatttatcCCCTAACCACTGTGTCACAAAGTAATCTTTCCCCTTCCTCACCTTTTCAAAATCAACTTTTTGGGAACAACCAATACAACAGTGAAGAATCTTGCCAAGAAATTTGtgctttgaatgaatgaatgaatgaatgaatggtttatccTTTCACAATTGCATGTCCTGTACCATTTTCTGGCTCAGATAATCTTCCATTTCAATCATCAACAAAAACGTGAATGTCGTCACCAAGTTTAGGGCCACACCCATCAAACACCATAATCTAATGACAATAACTCACTTGAATCTGGTTCCACCCATCGTCCAGTCTCATGGGCATTGTGCAGATGAAGGGCTTGACTCTGGTCGTGCTCTGGTAGTTACTCGCTCTGAACCGTCTGCGCACATTCTTGTCATCTAGGACCTGTTTGttcatgaaaaaatgttcgttAGATCCATCAACACAATCACCAAATGATGTTAGAAACATTGACACAATCACCATAAGCAGACGTTAgaaacatttgacaaatcaGAGCTATCAAGTTCAATAGTGAATCCATTGAAATGTACTACAAGTTACAATTCCTtttgttttttgtacaaaatactGAAAACGGAAACAAAAAGATTTTACTTCTTTTCATACTTCAATTATGTTAACCATTCCAAGAATGAATGACCATTCCCTGATCTATGTGTATAAAATTAAATACTACCGGTAGTAAATGTAAAATAGTATTTCTAACATAGAAACTGAGAAGcaaacattttatacatgtacatgtataatgttgaTAATTGTACTCCCTGTTCTTT includes:
- the LOC118417779 gene encoding cilia- and flagella-associated protein 20, with translation MFKNTFQSGFLSILYSIGSKPLQIWDKKVRNGHIKRITDNDIQSLVLEICGTNVSTTYITCPADPKKTLGIKLPFLVMIIKNLKKYFTFEVQVLDDKNVRRRFRASNYQSTTRVKPFICTMPMRLDDGWNQIQFNLSDFTRRAYGTNYIETLRVQIHANCRIRRVYFSDRLYSEDELPAEFKLYLPVQNKAKV